The following is a genomic window from uncultured Hyphomonas sp..
TCGAAGACGTATTGTTCCTCGATCCCCCAGCCGGGGCCGCCATACTCTTCGGGCCAGGCGGTGGCGAGCCAGCCTTTCTTGCCAAGGGCCATTTCGGACCGGCGCACTTCCTCCGTCGTCAGCGGCAGGCCGGCCTTGTACTTCCGGATAATGTCTTCCGGGAATTCGGTTTCGAACCAAGTCCGCACCTTTGTGCGGAAGGCTTCGATCTCAGGGCTGAAGGCAAGGTCCATCTTTGGCTCCGTAGCGTTCACCCCAAAAGCGTAGGGCAGGGCCTGTCCATGACAAGCCCTGCCCCGACGTCGCCTTGTTGGCGAAATTTTCTGAAGGCTTAGGCGGCCTTCACTTCCTCGATCCACTGGTCGACGCGGCGCTCCAGCAGATCCAGCGGCATGGAACCGCCGCCGAGCACCGTGTCGTGGAAGCCCTTGATGTCGAACTTGTCGCCCAGTTCTTCCTCGGCGTGCTTGCGCAGGTCCTGGATCTTGATCATGCCGATCTTGTAGGCCGTGGCCTGCCCCGGCATCACGATATAGCGCTGCACTTCGGAACGGGCCTGGCCTTCGGTGATGGCCGAATTGTCCAGGAAGTACTGAACGGCCTCTTCCTCGGTCCAGCCCTTGGAGTGCAGGCCGGTGTCGACGACGAGGCGGATGGCGCGCCAGATTTCGGAGCCGAGGCGGCCGAAGTCGGAATAGGGGTCTTCATAGGTGCCCGGGAATTCCGTGGCGAGCCATTCGGAATAGAGGCCCCAGCCTTCGGCATAGGCGGTGAAGTTGATCTGCGTCCGGAATTTCGGAACGCCGGTCAGCTCCTGCGCGATCGAGATTTGCATGTGGTGGCCCGGCAGGCCCTCATGATAGGCGATCACTTCCAGTTCACCCTTCGGCATGGATTTCATGTCCGACAGGTGGGCGTAGTAGACGCCGGGGCGCGAGCCGTCCGGCGTGCCCGGGAAATAGTGCTGGGCGGCGCCCGGCTGTTCGCGGAAGGCTTCGACGCGCTTCACGACCAGGTCTGCCTTGGGCAGAATGCCGAAGAATTCCGGCAGCTTGGTCTTGATGTTCTCGATCTTCGCCGTGGCGTCGTCGATATAGGCCTGGCGGCCCTCATCCGTGTCCGGATAGTAGAAGCGTTCATCATCCTTGGAATCGCGCTGGAAGACGAAGAATTCCTGCAGCGTGCCTTCGAAGCCGACCTGGTCCTTGATGGCTTCCATCTCGGCATGCAGGCGGTCCACTTCGGCAAGGCCGATCTCGTGGATCTCGTCAGCCGTCATCGACGTGGTCGTGTTGTTGGCGAGGCGCTCATTGTAGTAGGCCACGCCATCCTGCTGCAGGGACGCGCCGACCGGCTGGGTCGGGTCTGGCGAGTTCGCGAGGTCTTCCTCGGCGAAGGCGATGATGTTCTCGAACGCGGTCTTGAACTCGTTCGTCATCGCGTCCGTGGCGTCGGCGAGGATCGTGTCGGACTCTTCCTGGGTCAGCTCGCCGGCTTCGACCAGTGTGGCGAGTTCGGACTTCACGTCTGCATAGAGGGCGCTGTCTTCGCCGTCGGTGAACGGAGCACCGGTGATGACTTTCTGCGACTGGTCGATCACGCCTTCATAGGCGAACTGGGGCGCGTGCGTGCCGTGCTCGGCGTTCTCGCGGGCCACTTCGGTCGCTTCGTCCAGCGCGCGGGCGGTTTCGCGGATCCGCGAGACATAGGCGCGCATGTCGTCAGCATTCTCGACATTGTGGAAGCTGATCAGGAATTGCGGCATGAAGCCCTGCGGGCCGTTCATCTGGTCGTAGACGAAGCCGTTATAGCGGAACTTCGCGGCTTCGGCGGCCTGGTTGTACTGGTATTCGAAGAGGTCCCAGGACAGCTTGTCGCTGTCCGACAGGTCGTCATAGTTGAACTTTGCCTTCATCTCGTCGACGGCGGCCTTCTGGCGGGCCAGCTGGTCGTCGGCACAGGCGCGGGAGAAGCAGTCGATCTGGTCGTTCAGGTCCTTCCGGCCGAGGAAGGTCATCGTGATCGGGCTTTCCTGCAGCGCTTCTTCGAACTGTTCGTCGAACCAGGCGTTCAGCTCCGTGCTGATTTCGGCTTTCTGGTCGGCGGTCAGCTCGGTGGCGGCGGGCGGCGTCGTTTCGGCGGGGTTTCCGCAGGCGGCGAGCGCAAAAGCCAGCGCGAGCGCTGACACGGCAGGTTTGATCATGGGAGTCTCCGAATAGGGATTTCTCGATAAACGATAAAGCGTGGTAGCCGCTTCCGCGTCGCTCTGTCAATTGGCAAGCGGCACGCCCGGCGCTAGGGGAGGGGGATGACTGAAACAAATTCCTCCAGAACGCTCCGGATCGGGACACGTGGTTCGCCGCTGGCCCTGATTCAGGCAAATCAGGTCGCAGCCGGAATCGCGGCTGCCTCCGGCGGCGCCATGACCGGCGAGATCGTCACCTTCACCACGTCCGGCGACCAGCTGACCACCGAGCGCCTGATCAATTCCGGCGGCAAGGGCCTGTTCACCCGCGAGCTGGACGCGGCGCTGACCCGCAGCGAAGTGGACCTGACCGTCCACAGCCTGAAGGACGTGCCGTCCGTGCTGGAGGCAGGCCAGGTGTTCGCCGCCTTCCTGGAGCGCGAAGACCCGCGTGAAGGCTTCCTCTCCCCGCATGCGAAAAGCCTGATGGACCTGCCGGAAGGCGCCAAGGTCGGCACGGCGTCCCTGCGCCGCGAAGCGCAGACCCGCGCCATGCGCCCGGATCTCGAGATCGTCACCTTCCGCGGCAATGTCGCGACCCGCATGCGCAAGCTGGAAGAGGGGCTCGCCGATGCGACCTATCTCGCCATGGCGGGCCTGACGCGCCTCGGCCAGCCGGAAGTCGCAACGCCGATCCCGCTGACCGAGATGCTGCCGGCTGCCGCGCAAGGCATTGTCGGCGTGGTCATGCGCGAGGATGCGGACGCAGACACCGCGGGGGTGCTGCACAAGCTGAACCATGTGCCGACGGCGGCCGCTGCGATGATCGAGCGCGCGTTCCTGCTGGCGCTGGACGGGTCCTGCCGCACGCCGATTGCGGCGCACACATTCGACAAGGGCGAAGAGTGGCACCTTGTTGGCGAAGTCCTCGCCATGGATGGTAGCGCCCGCTGGCGCGCCGAAGGCACCTGCCGCAAAGGGGCCAGCGAGCTGCAGCTCGAAGCGCTCGGCAAAGACATCGCGAACGAGATCCGCCAGCAGGCAGGCGGCCAGTTGCCCGCCTTCGAGGGGGACTGGTGATCCTGCCGGTGATCGTGACCCGCGCCGAGCCCGGTGCTTCTGAAACCATGACCCGGCTGACGGCCATGGACGTGACGCCGATTTCCTCGCCCATGCTGTCGCTCGCCCGGCTGGATGTGGACCTGCCGGACCTCTCCGGCGTTCTGCACCTGATCTTCACCAGCGCCAATGGCGTGCGCTTCTTCGCGGAGGCAAGCACGCTGCGCGCGGCCAAGGCGTGGTGCGTCGGACCGTCCACGGCGGCAGCCGCGCGCGAGGCGGATTTCGCGGCGGTTTACGAAGGGGCCGGCGATGCGGCGGCCCTCGCGGCGGATTTGCTGGTGGCGCTGCCGGAAGGGACGGAAGGCGTCCTGCATGTCGCGAACGAAGCGGCGGCGGGTGATCTCATCGCCCAGTTGAAAGAGGGCGGCATCCCTGCAGGTTTTCTGGCCCTTTATGAAACGATTCCTGCTGACGAACTGGTGCCTGAGGCCGAGGCGGCGCTGGCGGCGGGCCCGGCCTGTGTGCTGATCCATTCGGCGAAAGCGGCGGCAGCCTTCGCCTGGGCGGCCGGGGCGCTGGACCAGGCCATCATCGTTGCCATCTCCGAGGCGGCGGCCCGTCCGCTGCAGGGCCGGGAGGTCGCTGCGATCCATATTGCCGAGGCGCCGAACGAGAGCGCGCTGCTGGCCACGCTCGCCGCTGTTGTCGACGGCCTTTAAGCAGCCGGAATCCTGTGCGAGTGTGGGCAGGTTGAAACCGGATTCGAAATGACAGACGATTCTATCCCTGAAAGCTCCGTCGACCCGGGTGAACCGATCGATGCGGATTTCGAACTGGCCCCGGAAGAGGGGAAGGCGCCAAAGGCTGGCGGCGGCCCCGGCTGGCTGGGCGCAGGCGTGATGAGCGTGATGGCCGCTGGAATTGGCGGCCTGATCGGTATCGGCGCCCACATGGTCCTGCCGAGCGGCCTTGGCGACGCCAGCGAGGAAGTTGCCGCGCTGAACGACCGGATCGGCAATCTGGAACAGTCTGCCCCGGATGACCGCGCCGCCCTGAAGGCCGGGATAGATGCGCTGGCGAACCGGATCGACAATCTGCCCGCAACTGGCGGCAACAGCCCGCCGGTGGACCTGACCGGCATCATTGCCCGGCTCGATGCGCTGGAATCGGTCGAAGTCGGCGACACGGTCGCCCCGGAGGAGCTGGCCCGCGCGCTGGGTGCCCTGTCTGACCGGCTGGACGCGCTGGAGGCCCGGCCGCTGCCGGTGGACCTGACGGCCCGCGTCGTGGCGCTCGAGCGCGAGATCGAGACGCTGCGCGATTCCACGCTGGAACAGACCAAACAGGGCCGTTCCCTCGCCGACATGCTGGCGCGCGTGCAGACCGAGCAGAGCGATGCCCGCGCAGAGGCCGCGTCCGCCAGTTCCGTCGCCGAAGCAGCACTGGCGCTGTCCGCCATCGAGGCGGCGTCCCGCCGGGGCGAGCCGTTCGAATCCGATTACCGCGCGCTGCGTTCTGCCCTGCCGACGGCGGACGATGTCCGCGCGCTTGGCCCGCTGGCGACAGAAGGCGCACTGACGCTGGCAGAGCTGAAAGATGGTTTCGGCGCCGCCGCCGATGCCGCACGGCGCATGGTGCCCACGGAAGATTCCGGGCGCTGGGGCTGGATCAACAAATTCTTTGGCGGCGCGGTGACCGTCCGCAAGGCCGACGGCACGGATGCCGACCCGTTCGCGCTCCTCTCGCGTGCGGCGGAAGCCCTCGAAAAGGGTGACCTCGAAGAGGCCGTATCCTATACAAGCCGGCTGGACGATCCGGCGGGCACGGCAATGTCGGGATGGACCGAAGATGCGAAACGCCGCATCACTCTGGAAAACTCGCTGGAGGCCGTGCGCCTCGCCCTGGCGGATGGGGGCGCCAAGACACCATGAACCGGATCATCGTGTTTCTCGTGCTTCTGATCGTGCTGATCGCAGCGCTCGCTTTCGGCTGGTGGGCTTACACCTTGCCCGGCAAGGTCACTGTGCCGATCGGGACGGAAGAGATTTCCATCAAGTCCGGCGCGGCCGTGGCGCTCGTCCTGGCCCTGTCGGGGATCATGGCCGCCGCCTGGTGGATCATTTCCGGCATCTTCGTGCTGCCGGGCCGGATCGCCCGTTCGCGCCGCCAGTCGAAATCGCGCAAGGCCAATGCCGCGCTGACCGAGGGCCTGCTGGCCGCCGAAGCCGGGGATGCCGAAGCAGCGCTGAAGCTGGCGCGCAAGGCGGCGAAACATGCCGAGGATGAACGTCTCAAACTGCTGCTCGAAGCGCGCGCCGCCGAAGCCAATGACGACTGGGCGGGCGCAGAGCGTGCCTGGAGCCAGCTGACCCGCCTGCCGGGCGGGCAACTGGCTGG
Proteins encoded in this region:
- a CDS encoding DUF885 domain-containing protein; protein product: MIKPAVSALALAFALAACGNPAETTPPAATELTADQKAEISTELNAWFDEQFEEALQESPITMTFLGRKDLNDQIDCFSRACADDQLARQKAAVDEMKAKFNYDDLSDSDKLSWDLFEYQYNQAAEAAKFRYNGFVYDQMNGPQGFMPQFLISFHNVENADDMRAYVSRIRETARALDEATEVARENAEHGTHAPQFAYEGVIDQSQKVITGAPFTDGEDSALYADVKSELATLVEAGELTQEESDTILADATDAMTNEFKTAFENIIAFAEEDLANSPDPTQPVGASLQQDGVAYYNERLANNTTTSMTADEIHEIGLAEVDRLHAEMEAIKDQVGFEGTLQEFFVFQRDSKDDERFYYPDTDEGRQAYIDDATAKIENIKTKLPEFFGILPKADLVVKRVEAFREQPGAAQHYFPGTPDGSRPGVYYAHLSDMKSMPKGELEVIAYHEGLPGHHMQISIAQELTGVPKFRTQINFTAYAEGWGLYSEWLATEFPGTYEDPYSDFGRLGSEIWRAIRLVVDTGLHSKGWTEEEAVQYFLDNSAITEGQARSEVQRYIVMPGQATAYKIGMIKIQDLRKHAEEELGDKFDIKGFHDTVLGGGSMPLDLLERRVDQWIEEVKAA
- the hemC gene encoding hydroxymethylbilane synthase, with the translated sequence MTETNSSRTLRIGTRGSPLALIQANQVAAGIAAASGGAMTGEIVTFTTSGDQLTTERLINSGGKGLFTRELDAALTRSEVDLTVHSLKDVPSVLEAGQVFAAFLEREDPREGFLSPHAKSLMDLPEGAKVGTASLRREAQTRAMRPDLEIVTFRGNVATRMRKLEEGLADATYLAMAGLTRLGQPEVATPIPLTEMLPAAAQGIVGVVMREDADADTAGVLHKLNHVPTAAAAMIERAFLLALDGSCRTPIAAHTFDKGEEWHLVGEVLAMDGSARWRAEGTCRKGASELQLEALGKDIANEIRQQAGGQLPAFEGDW
- a CDS encoding uroporphyrinogen-III synthase, with amino-acid sequence MILPVIVTRAEPGASETMTRLTAMDVTPISSPMLSLARLDVDLPDLSGVLHLIFTSANGVRFFAEASTLRAAKAWCVGPSTAAAAREADFAAVYEGAGDAAALAADLLVALPEGTEGVLHVANEAAAGDLIAQLKEGGIPAGFLALYETIPADELVPEAEAALAAGPACVLIHSAKAAAAFAWAAGALDQAIIVAISEAAARPLQGREVAAIHIAEAPNESALLATLAAVVDGL